CCTTCACAATCTCAGGCTTATTTTTAGTATCTAAGCGTCGTTTGGCGATCGCTCCCTGTTTCATAAGATCTTTAACAGGAAGACGATCTAGCCAAGAAACCCAAGACTGTAAACGTTCTCTTTCTTCAATCTGTACCAATTGAGCGCGATATTGAGCCTCTCGCCGCAGCCAAAACTCTGGCGAACTGCCAATTACCCTTGATAACTTTTGGGCAGATTCCTCAGTAATGGGAACCTTGGCATTAATTAATAAACTAACGTGTTTTTCGGTATAGCCCAGACGCTCAGCCAGTTGTGATTGCGTCCAGTCCCGTTCTTCGATCGCATCAATAATGGTATCTCCCGGTGGTGATACCCATTCTGGAGTAAAGGAAAAATCTTGTTCAGTCATGGTAATCTCCAATAAATACAATGCAGACTTCAGTTACTTTTGCCCAGTCAATACTGCCATCTTCTTTGTATGGAGTTGGAATATTACTTGGTTCAAATACAAGCCGTTCAGCACCTTCAAGAGATACAGCAAACTGACCTAAGCGATCGCCTTTTAAAGGATGAGGCTTTCCATAAACTAGATCTTGCACCGATTCGGCTGCCATGAGGTCAGCTAATCGGGCGCGTAGTTTTTTGGAACTTGACTTTGATTCGCAAAACTTACGCAGTTTTACGTTTTTAAAAGTAACCTTCATGCTTATATATTTTAACTTTATTTTACCAAATTGGTAAAGATTTAATTCTAGCTCAAAGATGCAACTATAGATTTATCGGTTTAAAATTACCTAATATTTAGATTTGATGATCGCGTTATACTGATAGCTAACTAAAATTCAAAATGACCAATTACTTTGCTTAAAGCTGACTGAGTAGGACTTGAGGAGAGCAAACAATTGTCAGAAGGCGCTCGCCTACGTTCTCTAATATCTAGCAAAAAACAAGAATTTGAAAAAAATCTCTCTGTCTAGCATTAATTTATCCTCCATGAGATTACATATAATTGACTCAACCCCAATAATTAGGATTCAATGCAAACGATTAACGAACAATACATTGTTAATGCTCAAGGTCAAAGCCTGAGCATAGTTTTATATCAAAAGCTGCTTGCTCGTCTAGAAGAACTAGAACCTTTGACCTAGCCAAAGAATCGCAGGATGAAGCTATCCCATTCTCCCAAGCGATCGCTAAAATTAACCATTCAAGAAATAGAACGCTATCAACTAACTCACAACAAAGATAGTTGCCTCACCAATAAGCCTAACGACTGATCAGACAACCAACACTACATCATCGCTCTCGTCAAGTGTATCGCGCGAGTAAGTGTCCAGTCAGTTAAAATCGTGAATAGCTTGCCAGCATTGCAATAAAAATAGCCCCAATCTCACACAATGCAAAATTTATTTGAGGTAAACCATTATGTTGCAACTAGAAATTAAATCTGATTCACCTGATCTCGAAATCGTCCAAAATTTAATCAGAGCAGCAATTGATGCAGAAATCAAAAACTTACAGCGATCGCTAGATAAAACTAATAAATTCTTGCAAGAATTTGAAAATAAATATCAAATCTCATCCGACCTTTTTCTCAGCGATTGGACTGCTGAAGACCTCAAAGGCGGCGATGAAGAATATGTGAGTTGGGCAGGTGAAATCAAAATCAAGAAGAGACTAACTAATTCTCTGCAAAAGTTACAGGCGATCGAATATGTTACTCAACAACTATCAAGCTAATATCATCGCCACCATTCAAAAATATGTGAATGATGGATGGATTCGATCCTTTACCTTTTCTGTTGATCCTAGATCCGATTATGTTGGATTTATTCAAGGAAGTTTAGAATTTTTGCAAGGTTCATGTCTATTTTTTAGAGAATATGTTGACTTACAAGAATCCACTGAAAAACTTTCATATTCGTTCCATTACCAAGCCCCTGATAACAACTTGATATTTCGTTATGACAATGCAAATCATAAGCCAAAACTAGACTATACAGATCATAAACATATCAAAGATAAAATCATTCCCTCCGAAATTCCAGATATTGAACAAGTGATCCTAGAAATTATTACCAATTATTTAAATTAACGTCAGTTCGACGAAAGCGAAAAATGGTAAGAATCGCTAAGCGATTCTTACCATTTTTCGCCATTTGCGGCGTGCAAAGCACGCCGCAAATGGCTATATCGAACTCACGTTAAATTAAATCCCTTATAGAATGCGATCGCATCACCCACGAAAAAGATAGCGGTAATACCAATAATCCAAAAGCCTGATCAGAAGATCCGCGATACATCCTTGACCTCGTAAAGTGCGATCGCGCTAGTAAATATAGAGATTTCACAACAAAAAAGCCCCTCCTTGCGGAGAGGCTTTTTTATTTCGAGATGACTAGACTAGTCGATTAACCGTTGATAGCAGGAGCAGCCATTGCTACTGGTGCTACATCAACAGCAGCCAAATCGAGAGGGAAGTTGTGAGCGTTGCGCTCGTGCATTACTTCCATACCCAAGTTAGCGCGGTTGATTACGTCTGCCCAGCTAGGTACTACTCGTCCTTGGCTGTCAGAAATCGATTGGTTGAAGTTGAATCCGTTCAAGTTGAAAGCCATTGTGCTTACGCCCAATGCGGTGAACCAGATGCCAACTACTGGCCATAGAGCCAAGAAGAAGTGCAAGGAACGGCTATTGTTGAAGGAAGCGTATTGGAAAATCAAGCGACCGAAGTAGCCGTGGGCTGCAACGATGTTGTAGGTTTCTTCTTCTTGTCCGAACTTGTAACCAGCGTTTTGGCTTTCGTTTTCGGTTGTTTCACGAATCAAGCTGGAGGTTACGAGTGAACCGTGCATGGCACTGAACAATGAACCACCGAACACACCTGCTACTCCTAACATGTGGAAAGGATGCATCAAGATGTTGTGCTCTGCTTGGAATACGATCATGAAGTTGAAAGTACCAGAGATACCCAAAGGCATACCGTCAGAGAATGATCCTTGTCCGATTGGGTAGATCAAGAATACTGCGGTTGCTGCTGCTACGGGCGCAGAGTATGCTACTGCGATCCAAGGACGCATACCGAGGCGGTAAGACAATTCCCATTCACGTCCCATGTAGCAGAAAATGCCGAGTAGGAAGTGGAATACTACCAATTGGTAAGGACCACCGTTGTATAGCCATTCGTCGAGGCTGTCTGCTTCCCAAATGGGGTAAAAGTGCAGGCCAATCGCGTTTGAAGAGGGTACGACTGCGCCAGAAATCATGTTGTTTCCGAATAGCAAGCTGCCTGCTACTGGTTCGCGGATTCCGTCGATATCGACTGGAGGTGCGCCAACGAAGGCGATGATGAAGCAAATGGTGGCGGAGAGTAAGCAAGGGATCATGATTACGCCGAACCAGCCTACATAGAGGCGGTTGTCGGTGCTGGTGATCCAATTGCAAAACTGATCCCAGATGGAAGCGCTTTCGCGTCTTTGTACTGCTGTGGTCATTGTTTTATGATTGCGTTTGAAATTATGAATTATGTATGTGGCTTTCGCCAATGAATAAACATTATCTTCTTTATTGAGTTTTGTAAAGTGTTTAGAACCCGAATCTATCTGTAGAGATATCCAAACAGATAACAATTCAAATATCAAAACCAAAAATATGAGTAGCGGCGCTTCGCGCCGCTACTCATATTTTTGGTTTTATGTTCTAAGCAAAACTTACGTTGCTATCAAAAAGGAGCAGCTATTTTTAGTTTTCAAAACCCTTACTGGTTTTGCCAATCTGAAATATGAGATGAGGCGCGAAGCGCCTCATCTCATATTTCTTAAATCCACCCATTGACCATTGCTAGATGTAACGCCTGAAACCGAGTTCTTGCCTTCAGTTTAGACAAAATGTTATTGATGTGAAACTTAACTGTACTTTCGCTGATTACTAATTGCTGAGCAATATCCCGATCGCGTAAACCTTGTGTTAATAACTGCATCATCTCCAATTCGCGCTCAGACAGGGGATTTGACTCTTTAGCAAATGGGATCACGATCGCAATTTGTAACTCAGTTGCATGGATATTGATCGCACCGCCCAAGCTAGAAACAATCAAAAACAACTCTCCAAACAACGATCGCAGCCAAGTGTGAGGATCAGCAATTTTAGTTTTAGTCTTCGCCACGATCGCCTCTAGCGATATCGATATATCAGAGTAAATTAAGCGACAATAAGCACCCCCAATTTGATTAAGAATTTCGGCAGCCCGTAAAAACACATAATCAGTAGTTAGACTCAGCATTCGTTCTGTCCCCACCAGAGTTAAACGATTGGAGTTCAAAATGTGGGCTAGGCGATCGGATAACGAAGCTTGCTCGGTAACTGGAGGCTGGCTCATACTTTGCCAAGCTTGCTTTTCCTGTTGATGCTTGAACGCGCTATCAATAGCGATCGCAGCGATCGTGCAGAGCATCCGTAAAAATTCTAGAAATTCGGGCGGCATTGCCTGATGACTAAAAGCTGCTAAAACCCCGACCACCCTGCCTTTGATTTCCAATGGATAGCCAGCAAAACCACGAATATTATTAGTAATTGCCCAGTCGCGATCGCCCACCCAAGGTTCATCTGCTAAGTGATTACTTAAAAAAGAAACGCGATTTTGGGCAATTTTCCCTACCTTATACGCCCCCATCTGCACTCTCGCAAATCTGCCATCAATGCGCGTATACATGCCTGAAGAAGCCACCAGCTTCAGATAAGTCCGTTCTGGCTCTAATAGCCACACCCTCGCAAAAGCACAATCAAACTGCTCAACGATGCCATCAGTCACTCGATGCGCGATCGCCTCTGGCTCTAGACATCCAGAGAAAGTTTCGGCAATTTCTGTTCCTCGATGCAAATCAAATAAAAGCTTGGTCGGATCGAGTACCTCAGTCATCAAACCTAACCCACAAAGATCACAGAAAGTTTTCGCATGTTCACGATCAGTAATTCTCATTATCAAAATCATTTTTTGAAAGCGCGACGTTGGCGTGCTTTCAAAAAATGATTTTGGTGTTTCCATCGCCTTCGGCGCTAGAAACACCAAAATCGGTTTCATAATGAGAACTGCTGGTTCACGATAAAACTTGATACATCAATTGAGCCGCAGATCTATATTTAGCTATGTATATGAAGCTACGAAAGCTACATAAAAAAGAGATGTGCAAAGCACATCTCTTTTTTTTAATTAGGAGTAGGAGTTGGCGAACTTTCAGGACTTGATGTAGTTTCAGGGCTTGATGTAGGCTCAGGACTTGGCGAAGAACTTTCAGGGCTTGGTGAACTTGTGGGAGTAGCCACTGGTGTGGGCGGAGTTGCCCCGTTGGGCAATGGTTTAGTTTCCACAGGGACTGTCTGAGCAGGTTTTGGTTGAGGTTTGGGGGTGGGGATAAAATACAAAACCGTTGCCGCGATCGCTAAACTGACCACACCAGCGATCGCTGATACGGCTTGACTATTTAACTGAGCCTGCGATCGATAGTCAGAAATCTGCGTCACCAGTTTCAAGTCTGGCAAAGTTGTTGGATCGCAACATAGACGATCTAGGCTTTCCATCAGGTCAAAAAGCTGAATCGTATTCAGTTTGATTTGTAGCTGCTTGGGATTGTGAGCATCAGCCTCATTTAGCAATACCGAAAGTAAATGCAGATGCTTCCCTTCTGGTTCGAGACGCACCTGCTTTTCAGGAATTGCCACCAAAGTATTACTTTTTAAAGCCTGAGCATAGGCTCCTACTACTTTTACTAAAGCATTGAGTAGTTCTAGACCACCCACAATTGGCTCGGTGTGATGGCTAAAGCGGCAACTAAAGCTGGTCAAAATTGACATCACATCACCACCCGTGATGATCCCATCAACCAGCAAAGTACAACTTGGCAAACTATAGCTGCGTTGAATCATTAGGCGATCGCTCCATCAAACAGACTATTCCACAGGCGAAACTCACCTGCTGTACCACTACACAACAATAATCGCGTCAGCAATTGCAACGCCAATTCGCGAATTTCTTCTTTTTTTAGTGGCGAAGGCGATCGCATCCGACCGATATATAAAGATGTAAAACGATCAATATAACTTTCTAAGAAACCTTGATTTTGCTGTAAACCTAATGCCTCGATCTTGCCCTCAATCATCTGTTGATGGGTACTTAGCAGTAAGCGCAAACCAGTATCTAACTGCTTAGCGATCGTACAGACTATTTTTACCAAAGCCTTTAACTCATCCCAACTTAAACTAGCCCGCTGATAGTTGCGGCGAAGCGGATTAGTATTACGCAGTCGCCAAAAAGCGACACGACTAGGAATCGTCTTTTGTAAGCCTAACTGCTCAATTAAGACCAGCATTACTTCAACTGCTTCTAAATCCAGCGCCTCGATCGCTAGAAGCAGGTGATCAATATCCATACGGACGCTACGGGGACAACCCCTAACAAAGTCCTTAGGAACGTGTAAATCGAGGTTTACAGGAGCAGAAATATTTAACTGCATAATTCGCAGTGAAGTTGAACCTAATAGAGTTTACCCAATTGGCAGTTTACCCAGTTGAGAGGCGTTCAGCTACAAGCAATTTATCTAAGATCAACAAAGCCCGTAGCTGAGTGCTTCAACCTTAAGCTTGGCGTGAGTAGTACTCAATAACCAGCAGTTCGTTCACTTGCAATGCTACCCATTCGCGTTCGACAACGCCATTGACCTTACCAGTCATCTTCGCCTTATCAAATTCTAAATGGCTAGGAATGTTGGAAAGCCCTGGGAATTCGAGGTTACGCTCGACAATTTTACGGGATTTTTCGTTATCTTTAACGCTAATAACTTCGCCTGGGCGCACACCATAACTAGGAATAGTTACGCTCTTACCGTTGATGGTGATATGTCCATGATTTACCAGTTGACGCGCAGCAGGAATCGTCGGTGCAAATCCCATACGGAAAACGGTATTGTCTAGACGCATTTCTAGCAATTGTAGTAATACTAAGCCTGTAGAACCCTTAACTCGTCTGGCTCGACGCACATAGCGCAGCATTTGAGTTTCAGTTAGACCATAGTTAAAGCGTAGTTTTTGCTTTTCTTCGAGACGCACGGCATATTCAGAGCGCTTTTTGCGGTCTTGACCATGCATTCCAGGTGGATAAGCGTGCTTAGGTTGTTTGCGACTTAGACCGGGAAGCTCTCCGAGTCTTCTGACGATTCTGAGGCGCGGACCTCTATAACGGGACATAGCTCCTTCCTTATTACTGTTGAAAACTTGACAGCCTATCTAGTATATGGCAATTTTGCCAAAAAAACTGACAAAGTTATTAAGGCGTTGAATTAAAAAATTTTCCCTAGTTTGTGGCTAATGTAGCAATCCTAGAGAGGCACTCTCTAGGATTGCTAATAGGATTGCTACACTCAGAGCTGCTAGTTTGACTATTAGTTAACCTAACTATAGCGCTCCTAAATGAGTTGTAAGATTTTGAGGGTTGTGAGAGTGCGCCCCGAAGGGGCGCACTCTCACAACCTATTTAGGATTGCTATATTAATTACCCTGAGTATTAAATTTCATGAATTTAAAATGATCGCTCTTCAATCTCATCAAATAGCGATCGCTTCAACTAAATTCCAACAGAGATCGTATCCATACCCAAACAAGATTTGATTGCAAACAATAAACTTTTGTGAGCCTCAATATTTATCCTTCTCTTAACCAAAATTGTATTGTTCTCTTAACCCAAGCTTATAGAGCTTTCCTGTAGGCTAATTAAGGAAAAAATAGAGTTCAAAGAAAATACATATGTTTTAAGTGTCAGTAAATAGTTAGGTTCTAGGTGCTTACAAAATCTTAATTTTATCTCTGGTGAGATACTCCCCATTACCGCTTGATATTGCTACTGGGCAAGTATTTCATCGGCGATCATTAGAACATTTCTATTTCTGGGCTTGATCCTAAAAAAGCCATTAGTTACGAGAATTTAAGCATCTTCTCGGAAGTACTAAAACTAGTTAAAAAGAATTACTTGATAATTGCACCTGCAATTCTAAACGCTGGTGTCAAGTAATTCTCATATTGTCGTGCTTTGCATTTTTTTAGATGCATTTTCTCTATAAGTATTTGTTTGATCATCATTCCCTCTTATTCCACAAGATCTATCAAGGCAACTAAAAATGGCAGCGATTAGCTTAACAACAGGAACAACTTACACTCAAAACTTTGATACTTTGGCAAGTGCTGGTACGAGTTCTACTTTGCCCAACGGCTGGGAAATTTTAGAAGTTGGAACTAGTGGAAATGTCAACGGACAGTATACAGCAGGTACTGGCTCTAGTAATTCAGGGGACACCTATAGCTTCGGAGCGTCTGGAAGTCCTGAAAGAGCATTAGGTGGATTGCAATCTGGCACTTTAAATCCTACGATTGGCGCAAGTTTTATCAACGATACTGGCTCTACGATTACGGCTCTCAATATTGGTTTTACAGGAGAGCAGTGGCGTTTAGGAGCATTAAATCGCTCTGATCGCCTCGATTTTCAATACAGCTTAGATGCGAGTTCTTTAACAACTGGAACTTGGACAGATGTGAATGCACTAGACTTTACTGCCCCAACCACCACAGGCACGGTTGGCGCACTCGATGGCAACGCCGTCGCAAACAGCACTGCGATCGCGAATTCAATCGCAGGCTTGTCAATTCCAGCAGGAGCGACAGTTTGGATTCGCTGGACAGATGTTAATGCTTCGGGTGCTGATGATGGGCTAGCGATCGATAATTTTTCGATTACCCCAATTACAGGTGCATCTCCTGCGGCTGACGTGACCATCGAATCGAGCTTTTTAAACAAGGTTGGTAGTGCCACTAGCACAACCGCCTCCGAGATTCCCGCTTTCGATCCCGCTAGCAAAAAACTTTATGTTGTTGCCAGTAGTAAGGTTGATATCTACTCCGTTAGCAACAATGGTGAGCTAGCTATTACTAGTGGTGATAATGGACTAGATCCAGGTTTTCCTATTCCCACTGGTACTGTGGTTGCTCCTAACAGCGTATCTATCCAAAACGGTTTAGTTGCTGTTGCATTCGATATTCGTGATACTGCGCCTCCAAACACTATTCGCAGGGGAAGGGTTAGCTTCTATAGAGCTTCTGATGATGCCTTTTTGGGCAGCGTAGAAATTGGCTTTTTGCCTGACATGCTAACCTTCACTCCTGACGGGACAAAGATATTGGTTGCCAATGAAGGCGAACCTAATGAAGACTACTCCGACGATCCCGAAGGCTCTGTCAGTGTCATTACAATTGACAGCCTAAATTTGGCTGGTGGCACGATCTCCACAACAGTGCAAGAGGCTGGTTTTACTAGCTTTAACTCTCAATTTGCTGAGCTTAAGGCGGCAGGAGTGAGGCTGATTGGACCTGTTGGCACAACTGTTGCTCAAGATGTTGAACCCGAATATATTGCAGTTTCAGCCGATGGCAAAACTGCTGCGATTACTCTACAAGAGAATAATGCGATCGCTTTCCTAGACATCGCTACAGCCACAATTACTGACATCAAGCCATTAGGTTTAAAGGATCATAGTTTGGCTGGTAATGGACTCGATGTCAGCGATCGCGATGTAGACGGTACATCAGGTGGCGGCGGCAAGATTAATATCCAAAACTGGCCTGTATTCGGGATGTATCAGCCTGATGCGATCGCTAGTTTTGTTTCTGGTGGCAATACCTTCTACATAATCGCCAATGAAGGCGATGCCCGTGTACGTCCGACTGCGGATGGCATCATTGCTGGACAGGATGAGGGCGATATCTACAACGAAGAAGTTCGTGTTGGAAGTGGCAGCTATGTACTAGCTCCAGATGTTTTCTCTAACGCGGCGGAACTCAAACTACCCCAAAACCTTGGTCGCCTCACCGTCAGCAATAAATCTGGCGATATTGATAACGATGGACAATTTGAGCAAATCCATGCTTTTGGTGGTCGTTCCTTTGCAATTTTGGACTCTAACGGCAATATCGTATTTGACAGTGGCGATCAATTTGAGCAGATTATCGCAAAGGTCGCACCTGCAACATTTAACGGCGATCCTAATTCTTCAGGCAACTTGCAATTGGATAGTCGTAGTGACAATAAGGGGCCAGAACCCGAAGGCGTAACCACTGGTGTGATTAATGGGCGCACCTATGCCTTTATCGGGCTAGAGCGAGTTGGTGATGTGATTGTTTATGAAGTAACCAACCCAACCGCACCAACATTTGTCCAGTACATCAACACTCCTGAAGATCGGCGCGTTGAGGGATTGATATTCGTGTCGGCAACTGACAGCCCGACTGGTAATCCCTTGTTGATTACGGCTGCTGAAGGTAGCAATACCGTGGCAGTGTTTAGCGTTAACGTAGGAACTCGGATTAGTGACATTCAAGGCAGCGGACATATATCGCCACTGGTTGGTCAAGTGGTTAGTGGTGTCGCCGGAATTGTCACCGCCGTGGACTCCAATGGTTTTTACCTCCAAGACCCCACCCCCGATGCAGATGAAGCTACTTCTGAAGGGATTTTCGTCTTCACCAGTAGCGCTCCCACGGTACAGGTGGGGGATTCCGTTAAAGTAAATGGAACCGTCAGTGAATTTACTCCCGGTGGAGCCAGTTCCGGAAACCTCTCAATTACCCAAATTAGTGGTAGTCCTACCGTTACTATCCTCTCCAGTGGCAATCCTCTTCCTGCCGCAATCATTCTGGGCAATGGCGGGCGAGTCCCCCCCACTCAGGTGATTGAAGATGATGCCTTCGGTTCCTTTGACCCCAGCACAGATGGCATTGACTTCTACGAAGCCCTCGAAGGAATGCGCGTCACAATTCAGGATGCGGTGGCAGTGAGTCCCACCAATAGATTTGGGGAAATCTTTGCCCTAGCGAATCAAGGGGCAGGCGCAACGGGACTCAGCGATCGTGGCACGATCAATATTTCACCTACGGACTTTAACCCAGAGCGCATTCAAATTGATGATTCTAACGTGAGTCCAGGGGCGACTCCTTTAGTGAAGGTGGGCGATCGTTTAGGTGATGTAACTGGGGTGGTGAGCTACAACTTTGGCAACTACGAAGTGCAGTTTACCCAAGCCTTTACTCCCGTTTCGGGGGGATTGGAGCCAGAAACCACGACTCTGACGAAGAGCAGCAACAAACTCACTGTAGCCAGTTACAACGTCCTCAACTTAGACCCCAACGATGCCGACGGAGATGCGGATATTGCAAATGGTCGCTTTACGGCGATCGCCCAACAGATTGTGAATAATCTTGCCAGTCCCGACATTATTTCCCTACAAGAAGTTCAGGACAATAGCGGTTCTGCTAATAATGGCGTAACGGCGGCGGATGTGACGCTACAAACCCTGATCAATGCGATCGTTGCGGCAGGAGGCGAAACCTACGAGTTCATAGACAACACCTTCATTGCCAATAATGCTAGCGGCGGGCAGCCAGGCGGCAATATTCGCAATGCCTACCTTTACAATCCCAGTCGGGTTAGTTTGGTGGAAGGTTCCGTGGAAGCTATTACAGGCGATGCCTTTGTCGGTTCTCGTTTACCTTTAGTTGCCAGCTTTACCTTTAACGGCGAAACAGTCACTCTCGTTAACAACCACTTCTCTTCCAAAGGGGGCAGTAGTCCACTCTTTGGGGCTAATCAACCCTCTGTGGGAGATGAAGCTAATGGTAATGGTCAGGAAAATACCAATATTAACGGCTCCCTAGATGAGCGCCAAGCCCAAGCTAAAGCAGTCAAAGACTATGTAGACTCAATGATCGCTCTGGATGCCAATGCCAATGTGGTCGTTTTAGGAGACTTCAACGAGTTTGAATTTATCTCCCCCCTCAGTGAAATCCTCACGGGCGGCACGACTCCCGTTTTGACCAACCTCACCAACACCCTACCAGAAGACGAACGCTACAGCTTTATCTTTGAAGGTAACTCCCAATCTCTGGATCACATTTTGACAAGTAATGGGTTAGCGGCAAAGGCGGAGTTTGATGTGGTTCATGTCAATACAGAATTTCCCGACACGGCTGCTCGTGCCAGTGACCACGATCCTATTGTGGCAAGGTTTAATCTGACAACAGTTCCGAATGTACCAGCAAACTTTTCCATGCAAATCCTACATGGAGCCGACTTTGAGGCAGGTGTTAGTGACCTTAACAACATCCTAGGCTTCTCAGCAATCGTCAACAAGTTTAAAACAGCTACGGACTTGCCTGCAAACGTTGTCGCAAATACGCTAATTCTCTCGGCTGGTGACAACTATATCCCAGGTGCATTTTTCAATGCTTCTACCGATACAAGTCTAAATGGAGTTGGTGGACTGGGAACTAGCGGCGCACCAGTTTCTGGACGTGGTGACATTGGTATCCTCAATGCGATCGGTGTCCAAGCCTCCGCATTGGGTAATCACGAGTTTGACTTAGGGCTTAACCAAGTTGCTAGCATCATTCGGACTGGTAGTGGTAACCCAGGGACAGCATTCCCCTACCTCAGTTCTAATTTAGACTTTTCGCCAGAAACTGGCTCAGGCAGATCCTTTGCCGCCACCGATTTCTCTACTAACCCAGTTGCTGAAGCAAGCACGATCAAGGGCAAGATTGCAGAAAGTACCGTTATTACTGTTGCAGGTATTGACGGAATACTTGGAACAGCCGATGACCAAAAGATTGGTATCGTTGGTGCAACCACTCCTATTTTGCCAACAATCAGCTCCAGTGGCGCGACTATCGTTACTCCTGGCAATCCTAACGATTTTGCAGCTTTGGCAGCCGAGATTCAAAAGACTGTTGATCTGCTGACTGCTCAGGGCATCAATAAAATCGTTCTGCTGTCTCACTTCCAACAGTTTGCGATCGAAAGCGAAGAAATTGCTCCTCGTCTAAAAGATGTCGATATTTTGATCGGT
This genomic stretch from Pseudanabaena galeata CCNP1313 harbors:
- a CDS encoding choice-of-anchor I family protein is translated as MAAISLTTGTTYTQNFDTLASAGTSSTLPNGWEILEVGTSGNVNGQYTAGTGSSNSGDTYSFGASGSPERALGGLQSGTLNPTIGASFINDTGSTITALNIGFTGEQWRLGALNRSDRLDFQYSLDASSLTTGTWTDVNALDFTAPTTTGTVGALDGNAVANSTAIANSIAGLSIPAGATVWIRWTDVNASGADDGLAIDNFSITPITGASPAADVTIESSFLNKVGSATSTTASEIPAFDPASKKLYVVASSKVDIYSVSNNGELAITSGDNGLDPGFPIPTGTVVAPNSVSIQNGLVAVAFDIRDTAPPNTIRRGRVSFYRASDDAFLGSVEIGFLPDMLTFTPDGTKILVANEGEPNEDYSDDPEGSVSVITIDSLNLAGGTISTTVQEAGFTSFNSQFAELKAAGVRLIGPVGTTVAQDVEPEYIAVSADGKTAAITLQENNAIAFLDIATATITDIKPLGLKDHSLAGNGLDVSDRDVDGTSGGGGKINIQNWPVFGMYQPDAIASFVSGGNTFYIIANEGDARVRPTADGIIAGQDEGDIYNEEVRVGSGSYVLAPDVFSNAAELKLPQNLGRLTVSNKSGDIDNDGQFEQIHAFGGRSFAILDSNGNIVFDSGDQFEQIIAKVAPATFNGDPNSSGNLQLDSRSDNKGPEPEGVTTGVINGRTYAFIGLERVGDVIVYEVTNPTAPTFVQYINTPEDRRVEGLIFVSATDSPTGNPLLITAAEGSNTVAVFSVNVGTRISDIQGSGHISPLVGQVVSGVAGIVTAVDSNGFYLQDPTPDADEATSEGIFVFTSSAPTVQVGDSVKVNGTVSEFTPGGASSGNLSITQISGSPTVTILSSGNPLPAAIILGNGGRVPPTQVIEDDAFGSFDPSTDGIDFYEALEGMRVTIQDAVAVSPTNRFGEIFALANQGAGATGLSDRGTINISPTDFNPERIQIDDSNVSPGATPLVKVGDRLGDVTGVVSYNFGNYEVQFTQAFTPVSGGLEPETTTLTKSSNKLTVASYNVLNLDPNDADGDADIANGRFTAIAQQIVNNLASPDIISLQEVQDNSGSANNGVTAADVTLQTLINAIVAAGGETYEFIDNTFIANNASGGQPGGNIRNAYLYNPSRVSLVEGSVEAITGDAFVGSRLPLVASFTFNGETVTLVNNHFSSKGGSSPLFGANQPSVGDEANGNGQENTNINGSLDERQAQAKAVKDYVDSMIALDANANVVVLGDFNEFEFISPLSEILTGGTTPVLTNLTNTLPEDERYSFIFEGNSQSLDHILTSNGLAAKAEFDVVHVNTEFPDTAARASDHDPIVARFNLTTVPNVPANFSMQILHGADFEAGVSDLNNILGFSAIVNKFKTATDLPANVVANTLILSAGDNYIPGAFFNASTDTSLNGVGGLGTSGAPVSGRGDIGILNAIGVQASALGNHEFDLGLNQVASIIRTGSGNPGTAFPYLSSNLDFSPETGSGRSFAATDFSTNPVAEASTIKGKIAESTVITVAGIDGILGTADDQKIGIVGATTPILPTISSSGATIVTPGNPNDFAALAAEIQKTVDLLTAQGINKIVLLSHFQQFAIESEEIAPRLKDVDILIGGGSNTRLLDDNDVLRAGDTDQGDYPILRFGTDGKPILVVNTDGNYKYVGRLVTEFDNDGVLLVDKLDSTINGAYATDAAGVNRVYGETVVAREKANANVVAIVDGISNVIASKDNVILGKTSVFLNGTRGDVRTQETNLGNLTADANLALAKQVDPTVTISIKNGGGIRDNIGALAVPTGATGADDVITLPPQPNPLAPNKEEGDISQLDLENSLRFNNGLTLITLTAQQLLWVIEHAVAGTRSGATPGQFPQVSGLSFSFDPTQQAIAFDTATGVITQEGQRVQSLAVLNEDGSLLDVIVKDGVLVGDVNRTFRTVTLNFLAGSNPANALGGDRYPFPAFVQQNAALANRVDLRGETADVNLNGVIDPAPDLPAGKFIFAPTGSEQDALAEYLGDRFDVVPFNAADVKPAQDTRIQNLSVRNDSVFNATGVTQSTPGVIEFTGGSGITQIEFNITKVNSSTVNELVVFEVDGSGTTPDLKLLLENNRARVISSVISDRPDGFGFDEDSRTLGFAPNAKLGFAIIKNGTADDILFDKPREIVFSTTTTTLISDVIPSGFRINFEGFEIDATASTSSRAVGSGLQDNNQGEVLDLRSLSGDVNVNFTVFREAAFNNTVGFYRVANTDGGIDVDGDGIIDFTPGQSGYARAAIENRIKSIDLSVANQGTAIFDDKVLTGGSIFAPFIISDGTADQFLSGQVSQAYFAYLEANPDNVDHIRLLGDNTFGFEDLPGGGDFDYNDIVLKVDVSANKVITGDDGDNILRGGFGNDTLIGGLGADTLVGGFGNDTLFLGLNDGATDTVVYSLGDGSDVVNQFLRGLGGDLLQFNNIAAIDVSTVGGNTQFLLGDGVTGNVGFASGSLLLTLNGVTGFTSSNINDNILAGSIPTSFNFS